The Benincasa hispida cultivar B227 chromosome 11, ASM972705v1, whole genome shotgun sequence genome has a segment encoding these proteins:
- the LOC120090997 gene encoding uncharacterized protein At5g49945, which produces MAKLTFLFISFSLFSLLFLFLSPSYVLAGSHFEGFEPELDDLEDDDLSLPLTDLPLRPPPLTQSEPEPAVISSPDRDSDAPDPVTEPSDRQSPPSVSDSPKPSPTSFNYWDEDEFEGLPIEQPQEPVQQSSKSAEDSTSTNPNSDSKPTSPIPKPANAPKSYTVEIACGSFLVIFVINYFTGKRENENIALSWAAKFATKDSIFEKNFSLLGVGEGEDSPLLLKEGQNVFKFYASGRRYCQGLLATMELKSRHDLISRLYNMVVPCKDEISFEIYMNDDALDHIIFAVARKKAAKGMQKDLRDLQRFAGILAPPSGRKWVPEELSVISESKEVAADLITEAVLDQVFGEKSFEKFGKYFISMHFSDQHSGMHKKMLLFKFALPDANNMADISRLVALVPYYIDTIGRYKLSSQARLKTETARSKAAQEAYRELQNARQEALQKRKAEKKKLMEEAEAKLSAEALRRKEAKDRAKQMKKAMPKIKMSRTR; this is translated from the exons ATGGCGAAGCTCACCTTCCTCTTCATTTCCTTCTCCCTTTTCTCTctcctctttctctttctttcaccATCTTATGTTCTCGCTGGTTCCCACTTTGAAGGATTCGAACCAGAGCTCGACGACCTCGAAGATGACGATCTTTCTCTCCCCCTCACTGATCTCCCCCTCCGTCCTCCTCCTCTCACCCAGTCCGAGCCCGAACCAGCCGTAATTTCTTCGCCGGATCGCGATTCTGATGCACCGGATCCTGTGACCGAGCCGTCGGATCGTCAATCGCCACCCTCTGTCTCCGATTCTCCGAAGCCGTCTCCGACCAGCTTCAATTACTGGGATGAGGACGAATTTGAAGGTTTGCCGATTGAACAACCACAAGAACCGGTACAACAGAGCTCTAAATCTGCGGAGGATTCAACCTCCACCAATCCGAACTCTGATTCAAAACCTACCTCTCCGATTCCCAAACCTGCCAATGCTCCGAAGTCGTATACTGTTGAAATTGCGTGCGGATCTTTCTTGGTGATTTTTGTGATCAACTATTTTACCGGAAAGCGTGAGAACGAGAACATCGCTCTATCTTGGGCTGCGAAATTTGCGACCAAGGACTCCATTTTTGAAAAGAACTTTAGTCTGCTGGGTGTGGGGGAAGGTGAAGACTCGCCTTTGCTGTTGAAAGAGGGACAGAATGTCTTCAAATTCTATGCTAGTGGGCGAAGGTATTGCCAAGGGCTGTTGGCGACAATGGAGTTGAAGAGCCGACACGATTTGATCTCGAGGTTGTATAATATGGTTGTACCGTGTAAGGATGAAATTAGCTTCGAAATCTATATGAATGATGATGCGTTGGATCATATTATCTTTGCCGTGGCGAGGAAGAAAGCTGCAAAAGGAATGCAAAAGGATTTGAGGGATTTGCAAAGATTTGCTGGGATTTTGGCGCCTCCCAGTGGTAGAAAATGGGTTCCTGAAGAGTTGAGCGTAATTTCTGAATCGAAGGAAGTCGCTGCAGATTTGATCACAGAGGCCGTTCTTGACCAG GTTTTTGGTGAAAAATCTTTTGAGAAATTTGGGAAGTATTTCATCTCGATGCACTTCTCGGATCAGCATTCCGGCATGCACAAGAAGATGCTGTTGTTCAAGTTCGCCCTCCCAGATGCCAACAACATGGCAGATATTTCTCGTCTAGTAGCCCTTGTGCCCTATTACATCGACACCATTGGACGCTACAAGCTCAGTTCACAG GCCCGGTTGAAAACCGAAACTGCCAGGTCAAAGGCTGCTCAAGAGGCATACAGAGAGCTTCAAAATGCTAGGCAAGAAGCCCTGCAAAAGAGGAAGGCAGAGAAGAAGAAACTGATGGAAGAGGCTGAAGCCAAATTAAGTGCTGAAGCTCTTCGCCGGAAAGAGGCGAAAGACCGTGCCAAGCAGATGAAGAAAGCAATGCCAAAGATAAAGATGAGCCGCACTCGTTAA
- the LOC120092113 gene encoding protein WHAT'S THIS FACTOR 9, mitochondrial — protein MFLQITRIPHRFSQTRAFVDAKVKWVRDPYLDFAVQREKNLRQVISLKNIIVSSPLKFLPLSNVSLLKQNLKIPTTTISKFFELYPSVFIQFQPSVGFHPHVKLTSQALLLHKEESTIHISQPHRDDVVKRLAKLLMLTGAGKLPLYIIERLQWDLGLPYRFIPTLLADYPEYFQVCSVRDYLTGEQTLALELLSWRKDLSVSELKRRECLEGNLGSRNRSHIAFRMSFPRGFDLQKKVMNWVEEWQRLPYISPYENAFHLAPNSDQAEKWAVAVLHELLYLMISKKTEKENIFCLGEYLGFGSRFKKALVHHPGIFYVSNKIRTQTVVLREAYKKDFLIEKHPLMGTRHQYLHLMNKVVRRPRPGIILASSRAKRRKTLFAN, from the coding sequence ATGTTTCTCCAAATTACTAGAATCCCTCATCGTTTCAGCCAGACTCGTGCTTTTGTTGATGCAAAGGTCAAATGGGTTAGAGATCCGTACCTTGATTTTGCAGTTcaaagagagaaaaatctcaGACAAGTAATTTCGCTTAAGAATATAATCGTTTCGAGTCCTTTAAAATTTCTGCCACTTTCCAATGTTTCTTTGCTGAAACAGAACCTCAAAATCCCCACGACCACCATCTCCAAGTTCTTCGAGTTATACCCCTCTGTTTTCATCCAATTCCAGCCTAGTGTTGGCTTCCATCCTCATGTCAAGCTCACCTCACAAGCTTTACTTCTCCACAAGGAAGAATCAACTATTCATATTTCTCAACCACATAGGGACGATGTTGTGAAGAGGTTGGCAAAACTATTGATGCTCACAGGAGCTGGGAAATTGCCCCTATATATCATTGAGAGGCTGCAATGGGATTTGGGTCTACCCTACAGGTTCATTCCAACTCTTCTTGCTGATTATCCTGAATATTTTCAGGTTTGTAGTGTGAGAGATTATTTAACAGGTGAACAGACTCTTGCATTAGAGTTACTTTCTTGGAGGAAAGACCTTTCAGTCTCTGAACTGAAGAGAAGGGAATGTCTGGAAGGTAATCTTGGGAGTAGGAATAGAAGTCATATTGCCTTTCGAATGAGTTTCCCAAGAGGTTTCGATTTGCAGAAGAAGGTGATGAATTGGGTGGAGGAGTGGCAGCGCCTGCCCTACATTTCACCCTATGAAAATGCATTCCATTTAGCACCAAATAGTGACCAAGCTGAAAAATGGGCTGTGGCAGTTCTCCATGAGTTGCTTTACCTTATGATCTCAAAGAAAACCGAAAAAGAGAACATCTTCTGCTTGGGAGAGTATTTGGGATTCGGTTCTAGGTTCAAGAAAGCCTTAGTTCATCACCCAGGTATATTTTATGTGTCAAACAAGATTAGAACACAAACTGTCGTTCTTCGAGAGGCCTATAAGAAGGACTTTTTAATAGAAAAGCACCCTTTGATGGGCACGAGGCATCAGTACCTTCACCTTATGAACAAAGTTGTAAGGAGACCTAGACCAGGCATCATATTAGCCTCTTCTAGAGCTAAAAGACGAAAGACTCTCTTTGCCAATTAA